From the genome of Populus alba chromosome 10, ASM523922v2, whole genome shotgun sequence, one region includes:
- the LOC118059683 gene encoding large ribosomal subunit protein eL33w has product MVKGRQGERVRLYVRGTILGYKRSKSNQYPNTSLIQIEGVNTKEEVAWYAGKRMAYIYKAKVKRDGTHYRCIWGKVTRPHGNSGVVRAKFKSNLPPKSMGCRVRVFMYPSNI; this is encoded by the exons ATGGTGAAGGGACGCCAAGGAGAGCGAGTCAG GCTTTATGTCAGAGGAACAATCTTGGGCTATAAGAG GTCGAAGTCCAACCAATACCCAAACACATCTCTGATCCAGATTGAGGGAGTCAACACCAAGGAAGAAGTTGCATGGTATGCTGGTAAGCGCATGGCATACATATACAAGGCCAAGGTGAAGAGGGATGGGACCCACTATCGCTGCATTTGGGGCAAGGTCACAAGGCCTCATGGAAACAGTGGTGTTGTCAGAGCTAAGTTCAAGTCCAACTTGCCTCCAAAGTCCATG ggATGTCGTGTAAGAGTTTTCATGTATCCCAGCAACATTTGA
- the LOC118059682 gene encoding protein HESO1: protein MNTYRVLEPTLKDILDGIQPLREDWVVRFKIIEELEDVVKSVESLRGATVEPFGSFVSNLFTRWGDLDISIVLSNGPCISSAGKKRKQNLLEDVLKALRQRGGWQRLQFIPNARVPILKFENASISCDVSIDNMQGLMKSKFLFWINEIDRRFRDMVLLVKEWAKTHNINNPKAGSLNSYSLSLLVIFHFQTCVPAILPPLKEIYPRNVIDDLTGVRTDAERHIGEICAANISRYRSNKSRAINRNSLSELFISFLRKFYDISSKATELGICPFTGKWEEIRSNMRWLPRTYALFIEDPFEQPENTARAVSAANLMRISEAIQTTHHRLVMANQNQISFLDMLVRPRISRIIAGTPASNSSYTGGHHVRTPVGTPGYASVHHVRTPVGTSSYMAGQHSTTRSQISRSVYSPSQAQFQTLNISPASHPSNSSSQTLNIRRASHPSNLSSQRMGSRSINSTNQRQENQTNNSTRPRYVPHYHIQGQPAWRPKSDQ from the exons ATGAATACCTACAGGGTTTTGGAGCCTACACTTAAGGATATACTTGACGGGATCCAACCTTTACGGGAGGATTGGGTGGTGCGATTTAAAATCATTGAAGAGTTGGAAGATGTTGTTAAATCTGTGGAAAGTCTGAGAG GTGCTACTGTGGAGCCATTTGGATCATTTGTGTCAAATCTCTTCACTCGATGGGGAGACTTGGATATCTCAATTGTGTTATCTAATGGTCCTTGTATCTCATCTGCTGGGAAGAAGCGCAAACAAAACTTACTAGAAGATGTTTTGAAAGCTTTGAGACAGAGAG GTGGATGGCAGAGGTTGCAATTTATCCCAAATGCAAGGGTTCCCATTTTAAAATTCGAGAATGCTTCCATCTCTTGCGATGTTTCAATTGATAACATGCAGGGTCTAATGAAGTCCAAGTTCTTGTTCTGGATCAATGAGATAGATAGGCGTTTTCGTGATATGGTCCTACTG GTCAAGGAATGGGCCAAAACTCACAATATAAATAATCCAAAGGCTGGGTCATTGAACTCGTACTCTCTCAGTTTGCTTGTCATATTCCATTTTCAG ACTTGTGTGCCTGCCATTTTACCTCCCCTCAAAGAAATTTACCCAAGAAATGTTATTGATGATCTTACAG GTGTGAGGACTGATGCAGAAAGACATATTGGAGAAATATGTGCTGCTAATATATCTAGATATAGATCAAACAAATCCAGAGCAATTAATCGAAATTCTTTGTCTgagcttttcatttcattcctTAGAAAG TTCTATGACATAAGTTCAAAGGCCACAGAGCTAGGAATTTGTCCATTTACGGGGAAGTGGGAAGAAATCAGAAGCAACATGAGATGGCTGCCCAGAACTTATGCATTATTT ATCGAGGATCCCTTTGAGCAGCCAGAAAATACTGCACGAGCTGTGAGTGCTGCAAACCTGATGAGGATATCTGAAGCTATTCAGACAACCCACCATAGACTTGTGATGGCTAACCAGAATCAGATTTCTTTCTTGGACATGTTAGTCAGGCCACGAATATCACGTATTATTGCAGGAACACCAGCTAGTAACTCAAGCTATACTGGTGGTCACCATGTCAGAACTCCAGTTGGGACCCCAGGCTACGCATCTGTTCACCACGTCAGGACTCCAGTTGGGACCTCAAGCTACATGGCTGGCCAGCATAGTACAACTCGTTCACAAATTAGCAGGTCTGTGTATTCACCATCACAAGCACAGTTTCAAACTCTCAATATAAGTCCGGCAAGTCATCCCAGCAATTCGAGCTCCCAAACTCTCAATATAAGACGGGCAAGTCATCCCAGCAATTTGAGCTCCCAAAGAATGGGAAGCCGTTCAATCAATTCTACCAACCAAAGACAGGAAAATCAGACCAACAATTCAACCAGGCCAAGATATGTGCCACATTATCACATTCAAGGGCAGCCAGCATGGAGGCCTAAATCAGATCAATAG